A genomic region of Runella rosea contains the following coding sequences:
- a CDS encoding formylglycine-generating enzyme family protein, protein MLRTFLPFLYGSALLISFLSCQEKTDNQQIDTSITQATELNDEFLKKLNFPQTVSYLGLDKPKDTTVVKVKSGTAPADMVYIQGGLVQIGSDEGLEQERPSFWAKIAPFWMDTHPVTVAEFRKFIKATNYKTEAETFGNAGIIDESTGQQWILKDGANWHHPMGPDFPAAADDHPVTQVSWNDANAYAKWAGKRLPCELEWEHAARNARNSRTIYSWGNDIQSQGKYNANIWQGKFPVKNYNEDGFAYTSPVGKFGKTPLGLTDMSGNVWEWQSNPKFNYEALFRTPIRDGDLSPELAQRGGSFLCEPGWCHGYRVSGRSSSTSETSLFHVGFRCVKDIK, encoded by the coding sequence ATGTTACGCACCTTCCTCCCCTTTTTATACGGCTCAGCATTGCTGATTTCTTTTTTATCCTGCCAAGAAAAAACTGATAATCAACAGATTGACACATCAATTACCCAAGCGACTGAACTTAACGATGAGTTTCTAAAAAAACTCAATTTCCCCCAAACCGTCAGCTATCTTGGCTTGGACAAGCCCAAGGACACAACAGTGGTCAAAGTAAAATCAGGAACAGCACCCGCTGATATGGTTTACATTCAAGGGGGATTGGTGCAGATTGGTTCTGACGAGGGCTTGGAGCAAGAACGCCCTTCATTTTGGGCCAAGATAGCGCCATTTTGGATGGACACACATCCCGTAACCGTAGCTGAATTTCGGAAATTTATCAAAGCTACTAACTACAAAACCGAAGCCGAAACCTTTGGCAATGCGGGCATCATCGACGAATCTACGGGCCAACAATGGATTTTGAAAGACGGAGCTAACTGGCATCATCCTATGGGGCCTGACTTTCCTGCCGCCGCCGATGACCATCCCGTGACGCAGGTTTCGTGGAACGACGCCAACGCTTACGCCAAATGGGCGGGCAAACGCCTGCCGTGCGAGTTGGAATGGGAACACGCCGCCCGCAACGCCCGCAACAGCCGCACTATTTATTCATGGGGCAACGACATCCAAAGCCAAGGAAAATACAACGCTAATATATGGCAGGGGAAATTTCCCGTCAAAAACTACAACGAGGACGGTTTTGCGTATACGTCGCCCGTGGGAAAGTTTGGCAAAACACCCCTCGGCCTCACCGACATGAGCGGCAACGTGTGGGAATGGCAGTCCAACCCAAAATTCAACTACGAAGCGCTGTTCCGCACGCCCATCCGCGACGGTGACCTCTCGCCAGAACTCGCTCAACGCGGCGGCTCATTTCTGTGCGAACCCGGTTGGTGCCACGGCTACCGCGTATCGGGCCGCTCTTCGTCTACGTCCGAAACCAGCCTGTTTCACGTAGGTTTTCGGTGCGTGAAGGATATAAAATAG
- a CDS encoding DinB family protein, with product MKISRKAALNTLTGAFISMPFLGFSRTKKELQTFKQEFGVAWKRSQDYTLTVFNQMPEEHIDFKYTPESMSFRTQFVHCVTFTAMQLAGRLEIPNPYENKKDWEKLTKAQLSNEIKGFYTWVEKVAGEVSPERLAKEEGFAGGKIQVWQFFYAMENHIIHHRGQAVCYVRLKGITPEGYVGW from the coding sequence ATGAAAATCAGCCGCAAAGCAGCACTCAATACCCTCACAGGCGCATTCATTTCCATGCCTTTTTTGGGGTTTTCTCGCACCAAGAAAGAACTTCAAACCTTTAAACAGGAATTTGGAGTCGCTTGGAAACGATCACAAGACTATACGCTGACGGTGTTTAACCAAATGCCCGAAGAACATATTGATTTTAAATACACGCCCGAATCGATGAGTTTTCGGACGCAGTTTGTGCATTGTGTTACGTTTACGGCCATGCAACTGGCTGGTCGGTTGGAAATCCCCAATCCCTACGAAAATAAAAAAGATTGGGAAAAACTTACCAAAGCCCAGCTTTCTAACGAAATCAAGGGCTTTTATACGTGGGTTGAAAAAGTAGCGGGAGAAGTTTCGCCCGAGCGGCTCGCCAAAGAGGAGGGATTTGCAGGGGGAAAAATTCAGGTTTGGCAGTTTTTCTACGCCATGGAAAACCACATCATCCACCACCGAGGACAAGCCGTTTGTTATGTGCGCCTAAAAGGCATAACGCCCGAAGGCTATGTAGGTTGGTAG
- a CDS encoding TIGR03643 family protein, protein MNLSEQDIDRIVQMAWEDRTPFEAIEAQFGLPEKAVIALMRSQMKRSSFEMWRKRMNGRTTKHQALRDDTVDRFHCSQQRSISLNKIAKR, encoded by the coding sequence ATGAATTTATCCGAACAAGACATCGACCGCATTGTACAAATGGCGTGGGAAGACCGAACCCCTTTTGAGGCAATTGAGGCGCAATTTGGACTACCCGAAAAAGCAGTGATTGCCCTCATGAGGTCGCAGATGAAACGGAGTAGTTTTGAAATGTGGCGCAAACGCATGAACGGCCGCACCACCAAACATCAGGCCCTGCGCGATGATACCGTTGACCGCTTCCACTGTTCGCAGCAACGGAGCATCAGTCTCAACAAAATTGCCAAACGTTGA
- a CDS encoding penicillin acylase family protein — MERLFTLILTFVIVNTVLLQAQTFSPDEIANLQKQAKRITIVKDKWGVPHVYTKTDADAVFGMMYIQCEEFFEKVENLLITRLGRQAETEGERELYQDLWARTFIDSTRAIKLYQQTPKWLRKLCDAYAAGINFYMISHPAKKPKLITRVEPWMVLMNNIPSIAGSNLTELEFRQFYSKEAGLSLSYLPDANHEFYQEAGGSNGWALAPSKTQSKNAMLLINPHSEFYGRIEIHLVSKQGLNSYGAPFLGQFNIFQGFNDFCGWMHPITLSDAKDLYAETVEKKDGKYSYRYNGGQRGVDSSRITVKYKKGNELLSKTFTVYRTHHGPVVAVRDKKWITLKSTDANIELLGLHWQKMKSKSFEEFQSTIGKRVMVGNNIIYADRKGNIAYWHGNYVPKRDPAYDWKRPVDGSTNATEWQGTHTLNEIPHYINPANGWVQNCNSTPLYGAGAFDTLMSRKPAYMLPDGHTPRAMNAVRLLNNLKNATIDDVITAAHDTYLPNAERFIPTLVKAFDANPTDSVSVQLSGPIQALRNWNFRADTTSVATTLGVMWVEKIIPLNVARLKKPIANEENYSVTNGANLSTDFISPKEQLALLAQVVQELKKDFGTWEVPWGSINRFQRVKEGETFSDSRPSWAVTATPGPLGSLNAYSSRKVPQAKAHYGVNGNTFVAVIEFGKTLKAKTILTGGASTDPASPHFTDQVKGYINGQFKEIFFYKKDVMNNAERIYRPGE, encoded by the coding sequence ATGGAACGACTCTTTACCCTAATCCTAACCTTTGTTATTGTCAACACTGTCCTGCTTCAGGCTCAAACCTTCTCCCCAGACGAAATCGCCAATCTCCAAAAACAAGCTAAGCGCATCACCATCGTCAAAGACAAATGGGGTGTGCCACACGTATATACTAAAACCGACGCCGATGCCGTGTTTGGCATGATGTACATTCAGTGCGAGGAGTTTTTTGAAAAAGTAGAGAATTTGCTCATTACTCGCTTAGGTCGTCAGGCGGAGACGGAAGGCGAACGGGAATTGTACCAAGACCTGTGGGCGCGGACTTTTATTGACTCGACCCGCGCCATAAAACTATACCAACAAACGCCAAAATGGCTCCGCAAACTGTGCGATGCCTACGCGGCAGGCATCAACTTTTATATGATTTCGCATCCCGCCAAAAAACCAAAACTCATTACCCGCGTAGAACCGTGGATGGTATTGATGAATAATATTCCATCCATTGCGGGTAGCAACCTTACAGAATTGGAATTTCGTCAATTTTATTCCAAAGAGGCGGGGCTTTCACTGTCATACTTGCCAGATGCCAATCATGAATTTTACCAAGAAGCGGGCGGCTCCAACGGCTGGGCACTGGCCCCGTCGAAAACGCAGAGTAAAAACGCAATGTTGCTCATCAACCCTCACTCGGAATTTTACGGACGAATTGAGATACATTTGGTCAGCAAACAGGGTCTGAATTCTTACGGTGCACCGTTTCTGGGCCAATTCAATATTTTTCAGGGCTTTAATGATTTTTGCGGCTGGATGCATCCCATCACCCTTTCCGATGCCAAAGATTTGTATGCCGAAACCGTCGAAAAGAAAGACGGGAAGTACTCCTACCGTTACAATGGCGGACAGCGCGGCGTAGACAGTTCACGCATTACGGTAAAGTATAAAAAAGGCAATGAACTGTTATCCAAAACCTTCACCGTTTACCGCACCCACCACGGCCCAGTCGTAGCGGTCAGAGATAAAAAATGGATTACCCTAAAAAGTACCGACGCCAACATTGAACTGTTGGGCTTGCATTGGCAGAAGATGAAATCCAAAAGTTTTGAAGAATTTCAATCGACCATTGGTAAGCGCGTCATGGTCGGCAACAACATTATCTACGCCGACCGCAAAGGAAACATCGCGTATTGGCACGGCAACTACGTTCCGAAGAGAGACCCAGCATACGATTGGAAACGCCCCGTAGACGGTAGCACCAATGCAACAGAATGGCAAGGTACGCACACCCTCAACGAGATTCCGCATTATATCAATCCCGCCAACGGTTGGGTACAAAACTGTAATTCTACCCCGCTGTACGGCGCAGGGGCGTTTGATACCCTCATGAGTCGCAAGCCTGCCTACATGCTGCCCGACGGCCATACCCCGCGCGCCATGAACGCCGTACGACTGCTAAATAACCTAAAAAACGCCACGATTGACGACGTTATCACGGCGGCCCATGACACCTATCTGCCTAATGCCGAGCGCTTTATTCCAACTTTGGTCAAGGCATTTGATGCCAACCCCACAGACTCGGTTTCCGTGCAGCTTTCTGGCCCGATTCAAGCATTACGAAACTGGAATTTTCGGGCCGATACCACCTCCGTTGCCACTACATTGGGCGTTATGTGGGTCGAGAAAATCATCCCGTTAAATGTGGCCCGCCTCAAAAAACCAATTGCCAACGAAGAAAACTATTCAGTTACCAACGGGGCCAACCTTTCCACCGATTTTATCTCACCTAAAGAACAGCTCGCTCTGTTAGCCCAAGTAGTTCAGGAATTGAAAAAAGATTTCGGAACTTGGGAAGTGCCGTGGGGAAGCATCAATCGTTTTCAACGCGTTAAAGAAGGCGAGACCTTCAGCGACAGCCGCCCGAGTTGGGCCGTGACCGCCACTCCAGGCCCGCTGGGCTCGCTCAATGCCTATTCAAGCCGCAAAGTTCCGCAGGCGAAAGCCCATTATGGGGTCAATGGCAATACCTTTGTGGCCGTAATCGAATTTGGCAAAACCCTTAAAGCCAAAACAATTCTGACGGGCGGAGCCAGCACAGACCCAGCTTCACCGCATTTTACGGACCAAGTTAAAGGCTACATCAACGGGCAATTCAAAGAAATCTTTTTTTACAAAAAAGACGTCATGAACAACGCCGAGCGCATTTACCGCCCCGGCGAATAA
- a CDS encoding glycosyltransferase family protein gives MKKVLFLVQGEGRGHLTQAISMSQTLHNSGYQVVAVLVGGAVEKPIPTFFYDQIQAPVEAFSSPNLVFNTEGKVDFKKTILHHLPNTIHFAKSLKQINQTVKHYQPDLIVNFYEMLGGLYNWLYRPPVPMVCVGHQYLFFHSDFPIPKKGYIDRFLVNFNSRLTALGAKKMLALSFDALDNQPSKQVYVVSPLLRHDIHSLVISQKEYILIYLNHPSLYGQILEWHLKHPEVPLHCFWSKSEALPEEKIDETLTLHQLDGAKFLEKLSGCKALVTTAGFESVCEAMYLDKPVMVVPIHYEQACNAADTERVGAGVAAEHFDLSILMEYLPRHQPVGEDFRQWCREGEQQWLAHLKSIV, from the coding sequence TTGAAAAAGGTTCTCTTTCTGGTTCAGGGTGAAGGGCGCGGTCATTTGACCCAAGCCATTTCAATGAGTCAAACGTTACATAATTCAGGGTATCAGGTTGTAGCAGTATTGGTGGGAGGCGCGGTCGAAAAACCCATTCCCACCTTTTTTTATGACCAAATCCAGGCACCCGTAGAAGCGTTCTCTAGTCCAAATCTGGTCTTTAATACCGAAGGTAAAGTGGACTTCAAAAAAACCATTTTGCATCATTTGCCCAACACCATTCACTTCGCCAAAAGCCTAAAACAAATCAACCAGACCGTAAAACACTATCAGCCCGACCTCATTGTCAATTTTTACGAAATGCTAGGTGGACTCTACAATTGGCTTTATCGCCCGCCTGTTCCGATGGTATGCGTTGGCCACCAATACTTATTTTTTCATTCCGACTTCCCGATTCCCAAAAAAGGATACATCGATCGTTTTTTGGTCAATTTTAATTCCAGACTCACGGCCCTAGGGGCAAAAAAAATGCTGGCGCTGTCGTTTGACGCCCTCGATAATCAACCTTCCAAACAGGTCTACGTAGTATCTCCCCTGTTACGTCACGATATTCATTCATTGGTTATATCCCAAAAAGAATACATTTTAATATACCTCAACCATCCTTCCTTGTACGGCCAAATCCTCGAATGGCACCTCAAGCATCCAGAAGTACCTTTGCACTGTTTTTGGAGCAAATCAGAAGCCCTGCCCGAAGAAAAAATAGACGAAACGCTCACCCTGCACCAATTGGATGGAGCCAAATTTTTAGAGAAGCTATCAGGGTGTAAAGCCTTGGTTACTACGGCGGGTTTTGAGTCTGTCTGCGAAGCAATGTATTTGGATAAACCTGTGATGGTGGTCCCAATTCACTACGAACAAGCCTGCAATGCCGCTGATACCGAGCGAGTTGGTGCAGGCGTCGCAGCTGAGCACTTTGATTTATCTATTCTGATGGAGTATTTACCTCGACATCAACCAGTAGGAGAGGATTTTCGTCAATGGTGTCGAGAAGGAGAACAGCAATGGCTGGCACATTTGAAGAGTATTGTCTAA
- a CDS encoding DUF4175 family protein: protein MKTQPLSVLQERIGEYKRKFYLNQLVKGVIFAAAFVLSAYLFVNTIEYFGRFSSPVRGTLFFGFLAILGYALARWVVTPLVHLYGLRKSISDEEAAGQIGNFFPEIGDKLINTLQLRNLSGAQTDLIEASIQQKSKQLLIVRFSDAVKIDQNRRYLKYAIYPLAAIGLVLLINPRFFANSSDRIIHFEKEYNDAPFTFKLDNTNLKAFRNEDFTLKVSLAGGALPEAVYVVHNKAKFKLEPEDADTYSYTFKNVQRPIEFQFEAAGYKSSDYKLTVAERPSLLSFDVTLQYPAYLGKPAEQLSNVGNLTVPEGTTITWDFNTDATEEMALAFEGDKNAYTAESKLTGGYEFRKNVRKSANYEIKLKNDESNNREKISYFLNVINDKHPTLTLENYQDTTLYNYFVLGGNIADDYGFSNLRVFYNLRRKGDKTDEKKVAYKGFGIPFNKSTTNQTFYFQWYVDSLRLTPGDRIEYYVQVWDNDGVNGPKSAKSRMIDFAVPSKEEVRAEADKAAEKTEAQINKTLQKAKNLQKELEKLDQRLKSERELDFQDKKQIEDLLKKREELMNDMKSMQEQTQTAQEKQERFAEQSPEMKQKMEQLQKLMKELLDPETKKLYDQLEKLLQQQQQDDKMQELMNKLKNKEFNAQKEIEKALEMFKQLQLQQKAEQIQKDLNEMAEKQEQLAEKTEKESKEQEAKDKENKDQKGKDKDAKDQKDKDQKGKDQEGKDQKEQESKEQKDQESKDGKEDAKQEELKKEQEELNKEFEETKKDIEELEKLNEELADKQEMDTGKEEQQEVEKEQKNSSKQLQQKQNKSASQSQKKAAKSMKKMAQQMEESMESAEMQEMDENMDNLRDILENLIHLSFDQERVMKDFRGVNLQDPRFVKLAQEQLKLQDDAKVIEDSLYALAKRVMQIQTFVTRELNDMKFHMTESTRYIRERRLNMATSKQQFAMTSINNLSLMLSQTLQQMQAAMMAMASPGSGSKKGSKGKGKSPGNLGELQKQLNNRIQQLQKGQGQGQGQGGMGGRQMSEQLAQMAAEQARIRQMLKELMDSQKGSEGGRKVGNEVKELMDKMDETETDLVNKRINPTVIKRQEEIVTRLLESEKALRQQEEDTQRKSETAKPQPRNPPAEFEQYVKDKQRQTELLRTVPPSFAPFYKREADNYFKKSGER from the coding sequence ATGAAAACCCAACCCCTTTCCGTATTGCAGGAGCGCATTGGTGAGTATAAGCGGAAATTTTACCTGAATCAACTCGTCAAAGGCGTGATTTTTGCGGCGGCGTTTGTACTGTCGGCATACTTATTTGTAAATACCATCGAGTATTTCGGCCGCTTTAGCTCTCCTGTACGTGGTACCCTTTTCTTTGGTTTTTTAGCCATCTTGGGTTATGCGTTGGCGCGTTGGGTAGTTACGCCTTTGGTGCATTTGTACGGTTTACGTAAATCGATTTCGGACGAAGAAGCGGCGGGTCAAATCGGAAATTTTTTCCCCGAAATCGGCGATAAACTCATCAATACCTTACAGTTACGTAATTTATCAGGGGCTCAAACCGACCTGATTGAAGCCAGTATTCAACAAAAATCAAAACAATTATTAATCGTTCGGTTTTCGGATGCTGTCAAAATTGACCAAAATCGTCGTTATCTCAAATACGCCATTTACCCGTTGGCCGCTATTGGATTGGTGTTGCTGATCAATCCACGCTTTTTTGCCAACAGTTCTGACCGCATTATTCACTTTGAGAAAGAATACAACGACGCACCGTTTACGTTCAAACTCGACAATACAAACCTAAAAGCATTTCGCAACGAAGATTTTACCTTGAAGGTTTCGCTTGCGGGCGGCGCCTTGCCCGAAGCGGTTTACGTAGTTCACAACAAAGCCAAGTTTAAGCTCGAACCAGAAGACGCCGATACCTACAGCTATACCTTTAAAAATGTGCAGCGGCCCATCGAATTTCAGTTTGAAGCTGCTGGCTATAAATCAAGCGATTATAAACTCACCGTGGCCGAGCGCCCCAGCCTGTTGTCGTTTGATGTTACCCTTCAATATCCTGCCTATTTAGGCAAGCCAGCCGAACAATTGAGCAATGTAGGTAACTTGACCGTACCCGAAGGAACAACCATCACCTGGGATTTCAACACCGATGCCACCGAAGAAATGGCCTTGGCCTTTGAAGGCGACAAAAACGCGTATACGGCCGAAAGCAAACTGACAGGCGGGTATGAGTTTAGAAAAAACGTTCGGAAGTCTGCCAACTATGAAATCAAACTCAAAAACGACGAGTCAAACAACCGCGAGAAAATCAGTTATTTTCTCAACGTCATCAACGACAAACACCCGACCCTGACTTTAGAAAATTATCAGGACACGACTTTGTACAACTACTTCGTATTGGGTGGTAACATTGCCGATGACTACGGCTTCTCCAACCTACGGGTGTTTTATAATTTGCGCCGCAAAGGTGACAAGACCGATGAGAAGAAAGTGGCTTACAAAGGATTCGGAATTCCATTCAACAAATCAACGACCAACCAAACTTTCTACTTCCAATGGTACGTGGACAGTCTGCGCCTTACGCCCGGCGACCGCATCGAATACTACGTTCAGGTGTGGGACAATGATGGCGTAAATGGGCCAAAATCGGCCAAATCGCGCATGATTGATTTTGCGGTTCCGTCCAAAGAAGAAGTGCGGGCCGAAGCCGATAAGGCCGCCGAGAAAACCGAAGCCCAAATCAACAAAACGCTACAGAAAGCCAAGAATTTACAGAAAGAGTTAGAAAAACTTGACCAACGTCTGAAAAGCGAGCGAGAGCTGGATTTTCAGGATAAAAAGCAAATTGAAGACTTGCTCAAAAAGCGCGAAGAGCTCATGAACGACATGAAGAGCATGCAAGAGCAAACGCAAACAGCCCAAGAAAAGCAGGAACGTTTTGCGGAGCAAAGTCCCGAAATGAAGCAAAAAATGGAGCAGTTGCAAAAACTGATGAAAGAATTGCTCGACCCCGAAACCAAAAAACTGTACGACCAACTTGAAAAACTCCTTCAACAACAACAGCAGGACGATAAAATGCAGGAGTTGATGAATAAGCTAAAAAACAAGGAATTCAACGCTCAGAAAGAAATTGAAAAAGCGTTGGAGATGTTTAAGCAACTTCAGCTTCAGCAAAAAGCGGAGCAAATTCAGAAGGATTTGAACGAAATGGCCGAAAAACAGGAACAACTGGCGGAGAAAACCGAAAAAGAAAGCAAAGAGCAAGAAGCCAAAGACAAGGAAAATAAAGACCAAAAAGGTAAAGATAAAGACGCAAAAGACCAGAAAGATAAAGACCAAAAAGGAAAAGATCAGGAAGGTAAGGACCAGAAAGAGCAAGAAAGCAAAGAACAAAAAGACCAAGAAAGTAAAGACGGCAAAGAAGATGCCAAGCAAGAAGAGCTCAAAAAGGAGCAGGAAGAGCTAAATAAAGAGTTTGAAGAAACCAAAAAGGACATCGAAGAACTCGAAAAATTGAACGAAGAACTTGCCGATAAGCAGGAAATGGACACTGGCAAGGAGGAACAGCAGGAAGTGGAAAAAGAGCAGAAAAACAGCTCCAAACAACTCCAACAGAAGCAGAATAAAAGCGCCTCTCAATCGCAGAAAAAAGCAGCGAAGTCCATGAAAAAGATGGCGCAGCAGATGGAAGAGTCGATGGAAAGTGCCGAAATGCAGGAAATGGACGAAAACATGGACAATCTGCGCGATATTCTGGAAAACCTAATTCACCTCTCGTTTGACCAAGAGCGCGTCATGAAGGATTTTAGAGGTGTCAATTTACAGGACCCACGTTTTGTTAAACTGGCGCAGGAACAACTCAAACTTCAAGATGATGCCAAGGTGATAGAAGACAGTCTGTACGCTCTCGCCAAGCGCGTCATGCAAATCCAGACGTTTGTGACTCGTGAGCTCAACGACATGAAGTTTCACATGACCGAAAGCACGCGCTACATCCGCGAGCGCCGGCTCAACATGGCCACCAGCAAACAGCAGTTTGCCATGACCTCCATCAATAACCTGTCGTTGATGCTCAGCCAAACGCTCCAACAAATGCAGGCAGCCATGATGGCGATGGCCAGTCCGGGTAGCGGTAGCAAGAAAGGCAGCAAAGGCAAAGGAAAAAGTCCGGGTAATTTGGGCGAGCTCCAAAAACAGCTTAACAACCGCATCCAACAATTACAAAAAGGCCAAGGGCAAGGTCAGGGCCAAGGAGGCATGGGCGGACGGCAAATGTCGGAACAATTGGCGCAAATGGCCGCCGAACAGGCACGTATTCGTCAGATGCTAAAGGAATTGATGGACTCGCAAAAAGGCTCGGAAGGCGGCCGAAAAGTGGGAAATGAGGTCAAAGAGTTGATGGATAAGATGGACGAAACCGAAACCGACTTGGTAAACAAACGTATTAATCCGACGGTCATAAAACGTCAGGAAGAAATCGTAACGCGGTTATTAGAATCCGAAAAAGCATTACGTCAACAGGAAGAAGATACCCAACGCAAATCAGAAACGGCCAAGCCACAGCCCCGCAACCCGCCCGCGGAGTTTGAGCAATACGTGAAGGACAAACAGCGACAAACGGAACTGTTGCGTACCGTACCGCCGAGCTTCGCGCCTTTCTACAAACGCGAAGCCGATAATTATTTTAAGAAATCGGGCGAGAGATAA
- a CDS encoding DUF2256 domain-containing protein has translation MKNVKKENLPQKTCAVCGRPFSWRKKWEKVWDEVKYCSDRCRSNSKKTSC, from the coding sequence ATGAAAAACGTCAAAAAAGAAAACCTTCCCCAAAAAACCTGTGCAGTGTGCGGCAGACCATTTTCGTGGCGAAAAAAATGGGAGAAAGTCTGGGATGAAGTGAAATATTGCAGCGATCGCTGCCGAAGCAATTCAAAGAAAACGAGTTGTTAA
- a CDS encoding THUMP-like domain-containing protein, with amino-acid sequence MLSNEQIAFIQQNSQANPTSLRLKYGKEKEFVIAQIEARQKARTKLPSWCAEPRLIFPPAVSVEQSSSEATAHYKADIMRQTASTTVIDGTGGMGIDSYYFSKQFESVTYIEQNEKLVERARHNFNILNTPNIECICDDTIAFLQRLKAKVDWIYVDPARRTADQRRVVGLGDCEPDVTKHLALFLEKAHQILVKVSPLLDLTQTLLEVPQITAVHVVAVENECKELLLEIGTNASDVVIKTVNFKNDGSQQIFDFYRSEEPDAAVTFSMPLQYIYEPNAAILKAGAFKTAASKYQIAKIAPHSHLYTSESLVQLFPGRTFELIATVKADNKALTPYLTNGKANLTLRNFPGTTDELRKKLKLKDGGDVYLLATTLANTDKRLLVCRKVKD; translated from the coding sequence ATGCTATCTAACGAACAAATCGCTTTTATTCAACAAAACAGTCAGGCAAATCCGACTTCTTTACGGCTCAAATACGGCAAAGAAAAAGAGTTTGTCATTGCCCAAATAGAGGCTCGGCAAAAAGCGCGGACAAAACTACCGAGCTGGTGTGCCGAGCCTCGTTTGATATTCCCGCCCGCTGTGTCGGTCGAACAAAGCTCTTCCGAAGCCACCGCTCATTACAAAGCTGACATAATGCGCCAAACGGCCTCAACAACGGTAATTGACGGCACGGGTGGCATGGGGATTGATTCCTATTATTTTTCAAAACAGTTCGAATCGGTCACCTACATCGAACAAAACGAAAAACTAGTCGAGCGCGCACGCCACAATTTCAACATCCTGAACACCCCCAACATCGAATGTATTTGCGACGATACTATTGCTTTTTTACAACGGTTGAAAGCCAAAGTGGATTGGATTTATGTCGATCCCGCCCGCCGCACCGCCGACCAACGTCGAGTGGTAGGATTGGGAGATTGCGAACCCGACGTTACCAAGCATTTGGCGTTATTTTTGGAGAAAGCGCACCAAATCCTTGTCAAAGTCTCCCCCTTACTAGACCTGACACAAACGCTGTTGGAAGTACCGCAAATCACGGCAGTCCACGTAGTTGCGGTTGAAAATGAATGCAAAGAATTATTATTGGAGATAGGAACAAACGCCTCTGACGTTGTCATCAAAACCGTTAATTTCAAGAACGACGGCAGTCAACAAATTTTTGACTTTTATCGGTCAGAGGAGCCTGATGCCGCTGTTACCTTCAGTATGCCGCTTCAATACATCTATGAACCCAACGCCGCCATTTTGAAAGCAGGAGCGTTTAAAACGGCCGCCTCAAAATACCAAATTGCTAAAATTGCCCCCCACAGTCACCTCTATACTTCTGAAAGTCTGGTACAGCTATTTCCTGGGAGAACCTTTGAGCTAATTGCCACGGTAAAAGCTGATAATAAAGCGCTTACGCCTTATCTAACAAACGGAAAAGCAAACCTTACCCTCCGAAATTTTCCGGGTACTACCGACGAACTTCGCAAAAAACTGAAACTAAAAGACGGGGGTGACGTATATTTG
- a CDS encoding DUF429 domain-containing protein — MLSTFAGIDYGSKTSGNTVICHHDDQVIHFYEADKKDADLFIIDWITKCQAAQNRPMLTTVFLDAPLSLPAVYQSIVGFSNYHYRQCDVALKAMSPMFLGGLTARAMELKQRLQEKMNVETHEVYPKALAQTLLSDHYHKRLTTNEMEALCRILSKVIPELCLAEYPKTQHQFDALLAWVSGYRFLNQQHLIFGDIQEGIIIV, encoded by the coding sequence ATGTTGAGCACTTTTGCAGGAATTGACTATGGTTCCAAAACCTCGGGCAATACGGTGATTTGTCACCACGACGACCAAGTAATTCACTTTTATGAAGCCGACAAAAAAGACGCGGACTTATTCATTATAGATTGGATAACCAAGTGTCAAGCGGCTCAAAACCGTCCGATGCTAACAACCGTCTTTTTGGATGCCCCTCTTTCCTTACCCGCTGTTTATCAATCCATTGTGGGTTTCTCAAATTATCATTACCGCCAATGCGACGTAGCACTCAAGGCCATGTCACCGATGTTTTTGGGCGGACTAACCGCGCGCGCCATGGAATTAAAACAACGCCTACAAGAAAAAATGAACGTTGAAACCCACGAAGTGTATCCCAAAGCCCTCGCCCAAACATTGCTGTCAGACCATTATCACAAAAGGCTGACAACCAATGAGATGGAAGCCCTTTGCAGAATATTATCCAAAGTTATTCCTGAACTTTGTTTAGCGGAGTATCCCAAAACTCAGCATCAATTCGATGCACTGCTGGCGTGGGTTTCGGGGTATCGCTTTCTGAATCAACAACACCTCATTTTCGGAGACATACAGGAAGGAATTATTATTGTGTAG